In the Campylobacter lari genome, TTGATGATGAGTTAAAACAAGCTATCAAAATAGCTTATGAAAATATCTATAAATTCCACAAAGCTCAAGAAAGTCAAACCATAGAGGTTCAAACCTTTGAAGGAGTAACTTGCAAGGTGCTAACAAGAGCCATTGAAAAAGTAGGGCTTTATATACCAGGAGGCTTAGCACCACTTTTTTCAACTGCACTCATGCTAGCTATCCCTGCTAAAATTGCAAAATGTAAATTCATAGCCTTAGCTTCCCCAGCACCACTACACCCTGCCATTGCTTTTGTAGCAAAACTTTGCGAAGTTGATGCAGTGTATCAAATAGGTGGAGCAGGAGCCATAGCGGCGCTTGCTTATGGAACGCAAAGTGTGCAAAAAGTAGATAAAATTTTTGGCCCAGGAAATGCCTTTGTAACTGAAGCCAAAAAGCAAGTTAATAATCATGGAGTAGCTATTGATATGCAAGCAGGGCCTTCTGAAGTGTTAGTTTTAGCAGATGAGTTTGCTAATGCTAAATTTATAGCTTCAGATTTACTCTCACAAGCTGAGCATGGAGCAGATTCTCAAGCGATTTTAGTTTGTACAAGTGAAAAACTAGCTAAAGAAGTAGATAGTGAAGTTGCTTTACAGCTTGAAAAACTCTCGCGTAAAGAAATTGCTTCAAAATCTTTAGCACACTCTAAAATCATTCTTGCAAAAGATATAAAACATGCCATAAGTATTTCAAATGACTATGCACCCGAGCATTTGATCATTCATACACAAAATCCATCTAGCTTACTTGATGATATTATGCATGCAGGTTCAATATTTTTAGGTGAGTATTCTCCAGAATCCATGGGAGATTATGCAAGTGGTACAAATCATGTATTACCAACTTATGGTTTTACTAAGTCTTATTCTTCATTAGGGCTTGCTGATTTTATGAAAAGAATGACTGTACAAGAACTTAGCAAAGAAGGCTTTAAAAAACTTGGGCCTGTGGTGGAAATTTTAGCAGCAGCTGAAGGGCTTGATGGGCATAAAAACGCCGTGAGTTTAAGATTAGAAAGTCTAAAATGAGTGCAAAAATTTTATTTATCGATAGAGATGGCACGCTTATTGATGAGCCAAAAGATGATTTTCAAATCGATTCTTTAGAAAAGCTTGAGTTTGAAAAAGGTGCTATCAATGCACTTTTAAAGTTAAAAAATTTTGGTTTTAAATTTGTTATGGTGAGTAATCAAGATGGTTTAGGCACAAATTCTTTTCCTAAGGAAAATTTTGACAAGGCTCATGAAAAAATGCTAAGTGTTTTTCAAAGTTGTGGCATAGAATTTGAAGATATTTTTATATGCCCGCATTTTGAGCATGAAAATTGCACCTGCAGGAAGCCAAAAACTGCCATGCTTGAAAACTATATTAAAAATAAACTTTATGATAAAAATAAAAGCTTTGTTATAGGCGATAGAGACAGCGATATGCTTTTGGCACAAAATCTTGAAATTCAAGGTTTAAAATATGACAAAAACGACTTTAACTGGGAACAAATCGCTGATTTTATCTTGCAAAATTACCGCAGTGCCTGCATAGAGCGTAATACCAAAGAAACTCAAATTCAAGTTAAAATAGCTTTTAATGAAAAAGCAAAAGCTAATATCAAAACAAATATCGCATTTTTTGATCATATGTTAGAGCAAATTGCTACGCATGCAAATATATCTTTAGAGGTAAAATGCAAAGGAGATTTAGAAGTTGATGAACATCACAGCGTAGAAGATGTCGCACTTGCTTTGGGTGAGGCTATCAAAAGCGCACTTGATCAAAAAATAGGCATTGCAAGATATGGTTTTGTTTTGCCTATGGACGAGTGCTTGGCAAGTTGTGCGATTGACTTTTGTAATAGACCGCATTTAGTTTATAAGGCTAAGTTTAAAAAAGAAAAACTTGGAGAATTAAGCACAGAAATGATAGAGCATTTTTTCTACTCACTAAGCTATGCTATGGGTGCGAGTTTGCATTTAAAAGTTAAAGGCAAAAACGATCATCACAAAGCCGAAGGACTTTTTAAAGCCTTTGCAAGAGCTTTAAAAATGGCTATAAAAATAGAAAATGAAAACCTAGCAAGCTCTAAAGGAGTGATATGAAACTAGCTATTATAGATACAGGTTGTGCGAATTTAGCTTCTCTTGCTTTTGCGCTCGAGCGTTTAGGACAAAAAAGTATTATCACACATGATTTAAAAGAACTCTCGCAAGCAGATAAGCTTTTGCTTCCTGGGGTTGGCACCGCAGCTAAAGCAATGGCTAATCTAAAAGCACTTAATTTAGAAAATTTTATCCAAACTACCGCAAAACCACTTTTAGGTATTTGTCTTGGTATGCAAATTTTGGGTAAATTTTCAGAGGAATTACACCAAAAAACACTTGGTATTATGCCTTTTGATACACAAAAATTCCAAGAAAAAGCAAATTTTACTTTCCCGCATATGGGGTGGAATCAAGTCTTTAGTTCGCATGAGCTTTTTAAAGGCTTAGATGGGGCTTATTTTTATTTTGTACATAGTTATTGTGTGAGTTTAAATGAATACACCATCGCAGAGTGTGAGTACTCTACTAAATTTAGTGCAAGTTTAAACAAAGACAATTTTTATGGTGTGCAGTTTCACCCTGAAAGAAGTGGCGAAGCGGGTGAAGTGTTATTAAAAAATTTCATAAATATGTAGGTAAAAATGCAAACTCAAATCATTCCAGCATTGGACTTAATAGATGGCAAAGTGGTAAGGCTTTATAAAGGAGATTATACTAAAAAGCAAGAGTACAGCTTTGATCCTTTAGCTAAATTTCAAGAGTATGAGGCTCAAGGCATTGCTTGGCTTCACTTGGTGGATTTAAGCGGTGCAAAAGATCCTAGTAAAAGACAACTAAAACTTATAGAAAACCTAGCTTCTAAAATCAAAGTAAATCTTCAAGTAGGTGGAGGAATTCGCACTAAAGATGAGGTTAAAGCTTTGCTTGATAGTGGTGTTAAACGCGTAGTTATAGGCTCTTTGGCGGTTAAAAACAAAGCCTTTACACAAGAGCTTTTAAATGAATTTGGTGTAGAAAATATAGTCTTAGCACTTGATAGTGTTTGCGTTAAAGATGAGTTTTTTGTGGCTGTTGATGCATGGAGTAAAACAAGCGATGAAAAATTATTTGAGCTTTTAAATTTTTATAAAAATGTAAAGCACATTTTATGCACAGATATTTCCAAAGATGGCACGATGAGTGGAGCAAATATCACTTTATATAAAACTTTGCATGAGAAATTCCCGCATTTACAAACCCAAGCAAGCGGAGGTGTGGCAAGTTTAGAAGATTTTAAAAAGCTAAATGGCATAGTAAGTGGTATCATCGTAGGCAAAGCCTTGCTTGATAAAGAATTTAGTATAAAGGAGGCAATAAGATGTCTAATAAACTAACTTATAAGGATTTGATTTTAGAAGTTTTAAAACATGCTAAAAAACCTTTAGGAGTAAATGAAATTTGGAAAGAAGCTTGTGATAAAGGCTTAGATAAAAAGCTTCCTAGTGTAGGACAAACACCTATAGCTACATTGGGTGCTAGAATTTATGTGGATATAAAAGAATTTCAAGAAAATTCTCTATTTATTAAAATAACAAAAAAACCTACTACATTTTGGTTAAGAGAAAGACAAAATGAGCTTTTGAATATTGATTTTTCAAATCAAACTGAAAAAGACTTAGAAAAACAAGAAAAAAACAAATTTTATGAAAGGGATTTGCATCCTTTGCTTGTAAAATACTTATATGAAAATTCTGATTTTAGATTAAATTGCAAAACAATCTACCATGAAAAAAGCAAAAAAAGCGAAAGCGGTAAAGATAAATGGAATTATCCTGATGTAGTGGGGGTATATTTTCCCTATGATGATTATCAAAAAGAAACATTAGGACTTTTGGAAGGTCTTAAACAAAACAGCTATAAAATATTTTCTTTTGAACTTAA is a window encoding:
- the hisB gene encoding bifunctional histidinol-phosphatase/imidazoleglycerol-phosphate dehydratase HisB yields the protein MSAKILFIDRDGTLIDEPKDDFQIDSLEKLEFEKGAINALLKLKNFGFKFVMVSNQDGLGTNSFPKENFDKAHEKMLSVFQSCGIEFEDIFICPHFEHENCTCRKPKTAMLENYIKNKLYDKNKSFVIGDRDSDMLLAQNLEIQGLKYDKNDFNWEQIADFILQNYRSACIERNTKETQIQVKIAFNEKAKANIKTNIAFFDHMLEQIATHANISLEVKCKGDLEVDEHHSVEDVALALGEAIKSALDQKIGIARYGFVLPMDECLASCAIDFCNRPHLVYKAKFKKEKLGELSTEMIEHFFYSLSYAMGASLHLKVKGKNDHHKAEGLFKAFARALKMAIKIENENLASSKGVI
- the hisH gene encoding imidazole glycerol phosphate synthase subunit HisH, encoding MKLAIIDTGCANLASLAFALERLGQKSIITHDLKELSQADKLLLPGVGTAAKAMANLKALNLENFIQTTAKPLLGICLGMQILGKFSEELHQKTLGIMPFDTQKFQEKANFTFPHMGWNQVFSSHELFKGLDGAYFYFVHSYCVSLNEYTIAECEYSTKFSASLNKDNFYGVQFHPERSGEAGEVLLKNFINM
- a CDS encoding HTH domain-containing protein; its protein translation is MSNKLTYKDLILEVLKHAKKPLGVNEIWKEACDKGLDKKLPSVGQTPIATLGARIYVDIKEFQENSLFIKITKKPTTFWLRERQNELLNIDFSNQTEKDLEKQEKNKFYERDLHPLLVKYLYENSDFRLNCKTIYHEKSKKSESGKDKWNYPDVVGVYFPYDDYQKETLGLLEGLKQNSYKIFSFELKIGINFSNLKEYYFQAVSNSSWANEGYLVVLKEIDSEVLSELRRLNQSFGIGVIKLDSEDILNSKILLNAKEKELDIQTIDMLVEKNENFKDFIDDINKQIKVGVEVKIHAKFDEVKNDDQMQKYLKEKCILEK
- the hisA gene encoding 1-(5-phosphoribosyl)-5-[(5-phosphoribosylamino)methylideneamino]imidazole-4-carboxamide isomerase, which codes for MQTQIIPALDLIDGKVVRLYKGDYTKKQEYSFDPLAKFQEYEAQGIAWLHLVDLSGAKDPSKRQLKLIENLASKIKVNLQVGGGIRTKDEVKALLDSGVKRVVIGSLAVKNKAFTQELLNEFGVENIVLALDSVCVKDEFFVAVDAWSKTSDEKLFELLNFYKNVKHILCTDISKDGTMSGANITLYKTLHEKFPHLQTQASGGVASLEDFKKLNGIVSGIIVGKALLDKEFSIKEAIRCLIN
- the hisD gene encoding histidinol dehydrogenase codes for the protein MQILDFEKLNQSEQELALKRPAISANAQVKTIVEQIIEDVKTNGDEALKQMAIKFDKVELNSIKLSDEELSNLAEQIDDELKQAIKIAYENIYKFHKAQESQTIEVQTFEGVTCKVLTRAIEKVGLYIPGGLAPLFSTALMLAIPAKIAKCKFIALASPAPLHPAIAFVAKLCEVDAVYQIGGAGAIAALAYGTQSVQKVDKIFGPGNAFVTEAKKQVNNHGVAIDMQAGPSEVLVLADEFANAKFIASDLLSQAEHGADSQAILVCTSEKLAKEVDSEVALQLEKLSRKEIASKSLAHSKIILAKDIKHAISISNDYAPEHLIIHTQNPSSLLDDIMHAGSIFLGEYSPESMGDYASGTNHVLPTYGFTKSYSSLGLADFMKRMTVQELSKEGFKKLGPVVEILAAAEGLDGHKNAVSLRLESLK